A single Caldanaerovirga acetigignens DNA region contains:
- a CDS encoding sodium:solute symporter family transporter, with translation MIKFAVLILYIISQIAVGIIGMKRTKSLNDFLLAGRNMGPWMSAFAYGTAYFSAVIFIGYAGKLGWNFGLSALWIAIGNSLIGSFLAWKILAKPTKIMTQKLNAKTFPEFLALRYDSPTYRIFAAVIIFIFLVPYSASVYMGLSYLFEGVFNIDYQLALVIMAALTAFYLILGGYFSVSLSDFIQGLIMLFGSILMIWSVVSHPNVGGIMPAIRKLASIDPKLAAPVGPPGFWQLFFFVTLTSLGPWGLPQMVHKFYSIKDEASVKPATAISTAFSFIISFTAYFIGAMTRLFFDSIPLEGGRPNPDIMVPKIIEWAMPEAVAAVILALVISASMSTLSSLVLISSSAISVDLTEGLGIKLGGKAKMALMRLFCLIFIILSLIIAILKPSIIITLMAISWGTVAGTFLAPYLFGLFYKQTTKSGAWTGSITGLAISIVLSVISRFDSSKIPMFGSLAMTIPLLVVPFVSKLTSKERTQQEIFKNAPSSQINY, from the coding sequence ATGATAAAGTTTGCCGTCTTAATCCTTTACATCATATCTCAAATAGCAGTAGGGATAATAGGAATGAAAAGGACGAAAAGCCTCAACGATTTTTTGCTGGCCGGAAGAAATATGGGCCCCTGGATGTCCGCCTTTGCCTACGGCACAGCTTACTTTTCTGCAGTGATATTTATCGGCTATGCGGGAAAATTAGGATGGAATTTCGGCCTTTCGGCCCTGTGGATTGCCATAGGCAATAGCCTCATAGGGAGTTTCCTTGCATGGAAAATACTTGCAAAGCCCACAAAGATCATGACCCAAAAGCTTAACGCAAAGACGTTTCCGGAATTTCTCGCACTAAGATATGATTCTCCCACATACAGGATCTTCGCTGCAGTAATTATATTTATTTTCCTTGTGCCTTACTCCGCATCGGTCTACATGGGCTTAAGCTATCTATTTGAAGGAGTCTTTAACATCGATTATCAATTGGCACTAGTAATTATGGCGGCACTAACCGCATTTTATCTGATCCTCGGAGGCTATTTTTCCGTGAGCCTATCGGATTTCATCCAGGGATTAATAATGCTATTTGGAAGTATATTAATGATATGGTCGGTAGTCTCTCATCCTAATGTGGGCGGAATAATGCCGGCAATAAGAAAGCTTGCCAGCATAGACCCAAAATTAGCCGCACCGGTAGGTCCCCCTGGTTTTTGGCAATTATTCTTTTTTGTAACCCTGACAAGCTTGGGACCATGGGGCCTTCCGCAAATGGTGCACAAATTTTACTCAATAAAAGACGAGGCTTCTGTAAAGCCTGCCACCGCAATTTCCACCGCATTCTCCTTTATAATAAGCTTCACCGCTTATTTCATAGGTGCCATGACGAGGCTCTTTTTCGACTCCATACCTTTAGAAGGCGGGCGGCCTAATCCTGACATTATGGTGCCGAAAATAATTGAATGGGCAATGCCAGAAGCAGTTGCCGCCGTAATACTAGCGCTTGTAATATCTGCTTCCATGTCCACCTTATCTTCTCTGGTCCTGATATCGAGCTCGGCGATAAGCGTGGACCTAACAGAAGGGCTTGGAATTAAACTCGGCGGCAAGGCCAAAATGGCGCTCATGAGGCTGTTCTGCCTGATTTTTATTATCCTCTCACTGATAATCGCCATACTAAAGCCATCTATCATCATTACACTGATGGCCATATCCTGGGGCACTGTGGCCGGAACATTTTTAGCGCCATATCTTTTTGGCCTGTTTTATAAGCAAACCACAAAATCAGGCGCATGGACTGGTTCCATAACAGGCCTTGCTATATCGATAGTTCTCTCGGTAATTTCTAGATTTGATTCATCAAAAATCCCTATGTTCGGAAGCCTTGCCATGACAATTCCTCTATTAGTAGTGCCGTTTGTATCTAAATTGACTTCGAAAGAACGAACACAGCAAGAAATTTTTAAAAATGCTCCTTCATCGCAAATAAATTATTGA
- a CDS encoding 4Fe-4S binding protein, translated as MSRVNENLKVKRAKIGFIEEKCISCGACTALCPTAALCIDKGNWKLRFCSEKCSSCLLCVSSCPLGAIVQL; from the coding sequence TTGAGCAGAGTAAATGAAAATTTAAAGGTTAAAAGAGCCAAAATAGGTTTTATTGAAGAAAAGTGCATAAGTTGTGGTGCTTGTACTGCGCTTTGCCCCACTGCTGCATTATGCATCGATAAAGGCAATTGGAAGCTGCGCTTTTGCTCTGAAAAATGTTCTTCTTGTCTCTTATGTGTGAGTAGTTGTCCACTTGGCGCAATAGTTCAGCTTTAG
- a CDS encoding homocysteine biosynthesis protein, with protein MIVLKTFEEINEKIRSGCAVVLTAQEVKELARKEGIKEVAKKVDVVTTATFGAMCSSGAFLNFGHTDPPIKMSKVWLNDVPAYGGIAAVDAYIGATEQSESEGMNYGGAHVIEDLVAGKKIKLRALSYGTDCYPRKEFTGFIDKYSINQAILFNPRNAYQNYNAATNTSDKTLYTYMGVLLPNCGNVNYSTTGELSPLMNDPYLRTIGVGTRIFLGGAIGYVAWEGTQHNPTQERAESGVPIGGGATLALIGDLKKMSPEFLRAAVVKGYGVTLYVGVGVPIPIIDEEMARFVSIRDEEILTNILDYAVPSRSRPVLRRVSYSELKSGNVTIMGKKVPTACLSSISVSIKIAEILKNWIKEGKFLLQQPIQALPMDIRLLPLNETKEE; from the coding sequence GTGATTGTATTGAAAACCTTTGAGGAAATTAACGAAAAGATTAGATCCGGTTGTGCTGTGGTGCTCACAGCCCAGGAAGTAAAGGAGCTTGCCCGCAAAGAGGGCATAAAAGAGGTCGCCAAAAAGGTAGACGTGGTAACCACCGCAACTTTCGGGGCCATGTGCTCTTCTGGAGCTTTCCTAAATTTCGGCCACACAGATCCACCCATAAAGATGAGCAAAGTCTGGCTGAACGATGTCCCGGCTTACGGAGGTATAGCGGCGGTAGATGCCTATATAGGAGCCACAGAACAGTCGGAATCCGAAGGGATGAATTACGGCGGAGCCCATGTAATAGAGGACCTGGTAGCCGGAAAGAAAATAAAGCTTAGGGCTCTATCTTACGGAACCGACTGTTACCCTCGAAAGGAATTCACTGGTTTTATCGATAAATATTCCATAAACCAGGCAATACTTTTTAACCCCAGAAACGCTTATCAGAATTACAACGCCGCAACGAACACTTCCGACAAAACCCTCTATACCTATATGGGCGTGCTATTACCAAACTGCGGGAATGTAAACTATTCGACAACGGGAGAACTAAGCCCCTTGATGAACGACCCGTACCTTAGGACTATCGGCGTTGGGACGCGAATTTTCCTGGGTGGTGCAATAGGGTACGTAGCCTGGGAAGGCACCCAACATAATCCTACTCAAGAGCGCGCTGAAAGCGGCGTTCCCATTGGAGGCGGCGCTACGCTGGCCCTAATAGGAGATTTAAAGAAGATGAGTCCAGAATTTCTTAGAGCAGCAGTAGTCAAGGGCTACGGTGTGACACTTTACGTAGGCGTAGGAGTTCCGATTCCCATCATTGATGAGGAAATGGCACGGTTCGTATCCATAAGGGACGAAGAAATTCTCACAAATATACTCGATTACGCAGTGCCCTCCCGCTCAAGACCAGTCCTTCGCAGGGTAAGTTACTCAGAATTAAAGAGTGGAAATGTAACGATCATGGGCAAGAAAGTCCCTACAGCTTGCCTTTCGAGCATTTCAGTTTCCATAAAAATAGCCGAGATCCTAAAAAATTGGATAAAAGAAGGCAAATTCCTATTACAGCAACCTATACAAGCACTACCTATGGATATCAGGCTTTTGCCATTAAATGAGACAAAGGAGGAATAA
- a CDS encoding helix-turn-helix transcriptional regulator: MIKNKIKVFRAMYDMTQEDLAKKLGITRQTVIALEKGKYYPSLELAFKIARVFGVGIEDVFIYEEN; the protein is encoded by the coding sequence ATGATAAAAAATAAAATAAAAGTTTTCAGGGCTATGTACGACATGACCCAGGAAGACCTGGCCAAAAAACTAGGTATAACCAGGCAAACGGTTATAGCACTGGAAAAGGGGAAATACTACCCTTCCCTCGAACTGGCCTTTAAAATAGCGAGAGTATTCGGTGTTGGAATAGAAGATGTGTTTATTTATGAAGAAAACTAG
- a CDS encoding stalk domain-containing protein gives MRRLIFLVFFTIFVLTEGTNTPSFAQEMTISVLVDGLPVSFDVPPIIKDGRTLVPFRAVSEVLNVPVSWDEKSKIVTASDGGAYILLRIGDKTAYLNNTQITLDVPPMIMNGRMLIPLRFFSEAFGCNVEWDNASYTVRIVSPRRKMAIIGFYALGDSRTSSWTNLFGKPYPEHSKGNTDAVSELALGWYSLDKDGSLLTQSATGWQRPSGWEDVLKAASLYNLRTEMVIHATDSKRDISELISSKEAMEKLAEAIAEESKLYSGVNLDLEGLGLNEGQEKLLETRQNFVQFIRILSEKLDPTKTLTLTLHAPNSAYKGYDYKALSAIADRIIIMAYDYGSSPEPVDKVLQAIEMAKTEVPAEKLILGISMPRETAESLLTKIGIAKRYNLSGIALWRLGLVTKDQWEVLRKAVEPVSFHDIK, from the coding sequence ATACGGCGACTTATTTTCCTCGTGTTTTTTACGATCTTTGTCCTTACTGAAGGTACCAATACTCCTTCCTTTGCCCAGGAAATGACCATTTCAGTCCTGGTGGATGGTCTTCCGGTTAGCTTTGACGTTCCCCCAATCATCAAAGATGGGCGAACCCTCGTCCCCTTTCGTGCCGTATCCGAAGTATTAAATGTTCCAGTATCCTGGGATGAAAAATCAAAAATAGTTACGGCAAGCGATGGCGGTGCTTACATACTGCTTCGCATTGGAGATAAAACGGCTTATCTCAACAACACACAGATAACATTGGATGTCCCGCCGATGATAATGAACGGAAGGATGCTCATACCCCTTCGTTTTTTCAGCGAAGCCTTCGGCTGCAACGTAGAGTGGGATAATGCATCATACACGGTAAGGATAGTTTCCCCCAGGAGAAAAATGGCGATAATAGGTTTTTACGCTCTCGGCGACAGCAGAACCAGCAGTTGGACCAACCTTTTCGGAAAGCCTTATCCTGAGCACTCAAAGGGAAACACCGATGCCGTAAGCGAACTTGCCTTAGGATGGTACAGCCTTGACAAGGATGGGAGTCTTCTTACGCAAAGCGCTACGGGCTGGCAAAGGCCTTCAGGGTGGGAAGACGTCCTTAAAGCAGCATCCCTTTATAACCTGCGGACTGAAATGGTAATTCATGCTACCGACAGCAAAAGGGACATTAGTGAACTTATTTCTTCTAAAGAAGCCATGGAAAAGCTGGCCGAAGCTATTGCCGAAGAATCCAAGCTCTATTCCGGCGTCAACCTTGATCTGGAAGGGCTTGGATTAAACGAAGGCCAGGAGAAACTTTTGGAAACCCGTCAAAACTTTGTGCAGTTTATCCGAATACTTTCCGAAAAACTTGACCCTACAAAGACCCTGACTCTCACGCTTCACGCTCCCAACAGCGCCTATAAGGGATACGATTACAAAGCTCTGAGTGCCATAGCCGACCGCATTATAATAATGGCGTATGACTATGGCAGTTCGCCTGAACCTGTGGATAAAGTACTTCAGGCGATAGAAATGGCGAAAACCGAAGTACCCGCGGAAAAATTGATACTCGGCATATCCATGCCGAGAGAGACCGCAGAAAGCCTGCTTACAAAAATCGGCATCGCAAAGCGTTACAACCTTTCAGGTATTGCCCTCTGGCGGCTGGGGCTCGTTACGAAAGACCAGTGGGAAGTTTTGAGGAAAGCTGTAGAACCTGTTTCTTTTCACGATATAAAATGA
- a CDS encoding UPF0280 family protein, giving the protein MAEYKSRDYRKLVYAEGLISFTVKFKETDLFISAKKDLSAEALACLLNYRKDLEEYIAFDPDFICSLSPHSVPEWAPEIVKHMAKAAFKAGVGPMAAVAGAISEFIGKLLLKFSPEVIVENGGDIFAMIKRPIKIGIFAGASPFSNKIALKLNATGHPLGICTSAGTIGHSLSFGRADAAVIVAENSTLADAVATATGNRVKSPNDIKDALEFALSIEGVIGALIIIGEHLGAKGDIEIEKI; this is encoded by the coding sequence ATGGCTGAATACAAAAGCCGTGACTATAGAAAACTCGTATACGCAGAAGGCTTGATTAGCTTTACCGTCAAATTCAAGGAAACTGACCTTTTCATAAGCGCCAAAAAAGATCTTTCAGCAGAAGCCCTTGCCTGCTTGCTGAATTATCGAAAAGACCTGGAAGAATATATAGCATTTGACCCGGATTTTATTTGCTCATTGTCTCCGCACTCCGTCCCCGAATGGGCACCAGAAATAGTAAAACATATGGCAAAGGCCGCTTTTAAAGCAGGGGTAGGTCCAATGGCAGCAGTAGCAGGCGCTATATCTGAATTCATTGGGAAGCTCCTCTTAAAATTCTCCCCTGAGGTAATAGTAGAAAACGGGGGAGATATATTTGCTATGATAAAGCGACCAATTAAAATTGGAATATTCGCAGGAGCTTCTCCTTTTAGCAATAAAATCGCCTTAAAGCTCAACGCAACTGGTCATCCTCTGGGGATATGCACTTCAGCAGGCACAATAGGCCACTCCTTGAGCTTCGGCAGAGCAGATGCAGCAGTAATAGTAGCGGAAAATTCAACCCTTGCTGATGCGGTAGCAACCGCCACAGGCAATCGGGTTAAGTCCCCGAATGATATAAAGGACGCCCTAGAATTTGCCCTGAGCATAGAAGGAGTCATAGGAGCATTGATTATCATTGGCGAACACTTGGGGGCAAAAGGTGACATCGAAATTGAAAAAATTTAA
- the nifU gene encoding Fe-S cluster assembly scaffold protein NifU encodes MYNNKVLDHLSNPRNAGEIPDADGIGHAGNPVDGDSITIYIKVKDGIIDDIKFKTFGCGAAIAASSMLTVLAKGKTIEEALKITNEQVAEALDGLPPQKLNCSNIAADALHDAIKDYKNRKK; translated from the coding sequence TTGTACAACAACAAGGTGCTCGACCACTTATCCAATCCGAGAAACGCCGGTGAAATCCCCGATGCCGATGGAATAGGCCATGCGGGCAATCCGGTAGATGGAGACTCTATAACGATTTATATAAAAGTGAAAGACGGCATCATAGACGACATAAAATTCAAAACCTTCGGCTGCGGTGCAGCTATCGCAGCGAGCAGCATGCTGACCGTACTTGCAAAAGGCAAAACCATCGAAGAAGCCTTAAAAATAACCAACGAGCAGGTAGCCGAGGCTTTAGACGGCCTTCCGCCCCAGAAGCTCAATTGTTCCAACATAGCCGCCGATGCCCTTCACGACGCCATAAAGGATTACAAGAATAGAAAAAAATAA